The following coding sequences lie in one Maylandia zebra isolate NMK-2024a linkage group LG14, Mzebra_GT3a, whole genome shotgun sequence genomic window:
- the esrrd gene encoding estrogen-related receptor gamma isoform X1 yields MELKDFCVTGDLLSPQRILDSSSPSSSPRDEPQSPPSFLHSSPIGPAFPLEATPTLSPSHAEFFLHSPASSSSSSSSSSSPYSLLCRAAEPDSPTGCSSSGGSSVLVSEASLCFSVSDSFSAQVNSILRGDYMTSMGAVGPKRLCLVCGDFASGYHYGVASCEACKAFFKRTIQGNIEYSCPVMNECEITKRRRKACQACRFQKCLQAGMMREGVRLDRVRGGRQKYKRRVETGLSLCSKAPYSHPSSSRNKVISHLLLTEPAPLAANQDDSTNDSSLRILLILCDLLNRELLLLIGWAKQIPGFSGLSLVDQMSLLQSGWMEALLVGVAWRSQGAGGDELVFAGNLCLDEAQCRATGLADLYEALRHLIAKYRAMKLSPEEVVTLKAMALANSDADPVDCPDSVQRFQDGLHEALQDYESSRREQHRAGRLLMTLPLLRQTADRAVQAFLRLHRHRHVPIHKLLLEMLDAKA; encoded by the exons ATGGAGCTGAAGGACTTCTGCGTGACGGGCGACCTGCTCAGCCCGCAGCG CATCCTGGActcctcttctccctcctcctcccccagaGATGAACCTCAATCTCCACCCTCCTTCCTCCACTCCTCCCCCATTGGTCCCGCCTTTCCTCTGGAAGCCACTCCCACTCTCAGCCCTTCACATGCAGAATTCTTCCTCCACAGCCcggcttcttcttcctcctcatcctcctcctcctcctcaccgtACAGTCTCCTGTGCCGAGCAGCGGAGCCCGACTCCCCGACAGGATGTAGTTCCAGCGGTGGAAGTAGCGTCTTGGTGTCGGAAGCGTCGCTGTGTTTTTCTGTATCGGACTCGTTTTCAGCGCAG GTCAACTCGATCCTGAGGGGCGACTACATGACCTCGATGGGGGCCGTGGGGCCCAAAAGGCTGTGTCTGGTGTGCGGAGACTTCGCCTCCGGGTATCACTACGGCGTGGCGTCCTGCGAGGCCTGCAAGGCTTTCTTCAAGAGGACCATCCAAG GTAACATCGAGTACAGCTGCCCGGTGATGAACGAGTGCGAGATCACGAAGCGGAGGAGGAAAGCCTGTCAGGCCTGCCGCTTCCAGAAATGTCTGCAGGCCGGGATGATGAGGGAGG GTGTCCGTCTGGACCGCGTCAGAGGGGGGCGCCAGAAGTACAAGAGGCGGGTGGAGACGGGACTGAGTTTATGCAGCAAAGCCCCGTACAGCCACCCGAGCAGCAGCA GGAACAAGGTCATTTCCCACCTGCTGCTCACAGAGCCCGCCCCTTTAGCTGCCAATCAGGACGATTCGACCAATGACAGTAGCTTGCGGATCCTGCTGATCCTGTGTGACCTCCTGAACCGGGAGCTGCTGCTTCTGATTGGCTGGGCAAAACAGATTCCAG GCTTCTCCGGACTCTCATTGGTCGATCAGATGTCGCTTCTGCAGAGCGGCTGGATGGAGGCGCTGCTGGTGGGTGTGGCCTGGCGCTCCCAGGGCGCAGGGGGGGACGAGCTCGTGTTTGCCGGGAATCTGTGTCTGGACGAAGCTCAGTGTCGAGCCACGGGATTGGCTGACCTGTACGAGGCGCTGCGTCACCTGATAGCGAAATACAGAGCGATGAAGCTGAGCCCTGAAGAGGTGGTGACCCTGAAGGCCATGGCACTTGCCAACTCTG ACGCCGACCCGGTGGACTGCCCGGACTCGGTGCAGAGGTTTCAGGACGGGCTCCACGAGGCGCTGCAGGACTACGAGTCGTCCCGCCGGGAGCAGCACCGAGCAGGACGGCTGCTCATGACCCTCCCCCTGCTACGACAGACCGCCGACCGAGCCGTGCAGGCTTTCCTGCGGCTGCACCGCCACCGCCACGTCCCCATCCACAAACTGCTGCTGGAGATGCTCGACGCCAAGGCCTGA
- the esrrd gene encoding estrogen-related receptor gamma isoform X2 codes for MELKDFCVTGDLLSPQRPASSSSSSSSSSSPYSLLCRAAEPDSPTGCSSSGGSSVLVSEASLCFSVSDSFSAQVNSILRGDYMTSMGAVGPKRLCLVCGDFASGYHYGVASCEACKAFFKRTIQGNIEYSCPVMNECEITKRRRKACQACRFQKCLQAGMMREGVRLDRVRGGRQKYKRRVETGLSLCSKAPYSHPSSSRNKVISHLLLTEPAPLAANQDDSTNDSSLRILLILCDLLNRELLLLIGWAKQIPGFSGLSLVDQMSLLQSGWMEALLVGVAWRSQGAGGDELVFAGNLCLDEAQCRATGLADLYEALRHLIAKYRAMKLSPEEVVTLKAMALANSDADPVDCPDSVQRFQDGLHEALQDYESSRREQHRAGRLLMTLPLLRQTADRAVQAFLRLHRHRHVPIHKLLLEMLDAKA; via the exons ATGGAGCTGAAGGACTTCTGCGTGACGGGCGACCTGCTCAGCCCGCAGCG CCcggcttcttcttcctcctcatcctcctcctcctcctcaccgtACAGTCTCCTGTGCCGAGCAGCGGAGCCCGACTCCCCGACAGGATGTAGTTCCAGCGGTGGAAGTAGCGTCTTGGTGTCGGAAGCGTCGCTGTGTTTTTCTGTATCGGACTCGTTTTCAGCGCAG GTCAACTCGATCCTGAGGGGCGACTACATGACCTCGATGGGGGCCGTGGGGCCCAAAAGGCTGTGTCTGGTGTGCGGAGACTTCGCCTCCGGGTATCACTACGGCGTGGCGTCCTGCGAGGCCTGCAAGGCTTTCTTCAAGAGGACCATCCAAG GTAACATCGAGTACAGCTGCCCGGTGATGAACGAGTGCGAGATCACGAAGCGGAGGAGGAAAGCCTGTCAGGCCTGCCGCTTCCAGAAATGTCTGCAGGCCGGGATGATGAGGGAGG GTGTCCGTCTGGACCGCGTCAGAGGGGGGCGCCAGAAGTACAAGAGGCGGGTGGAGACGGGACTGAGTTTATGCAGCAAAGCCCCGTACAGCCACCCGAGCAGCAGCA GGAACAAGGTCATTTCCCACCTGCTGCTCACAGAGCCCGCCCCTTTAGCTGCCAATCAGGACGATTCGACCAATGACAGTAGCTTGCGGATCCTGCTGATCCTGTGTGACCTCCTGAACCGGGAGCTGCTGCTTCTGATTGGCTGGGCAAAACAGATTCCAG GCTTCTCCGGACTCTCATTGGTCGATCAGATGTCGCTTCTGCAGAGCGGCTGGATGGAGGCGCTGCTGGTGGGTGTGGCCTGGCGCTCCCAGGGCGCAGGGGGGGACGAGCTCGTGTTTGCCGGGAATCTGTGTCTGGACGAAGCTCAGTGTCGAGCCACGGGATTGGCTGACCTGTACGAGGCGCTGCGTCACCTGATAGCGAAATACAGAGCGATGAAGCTGAGCCCTGAAGAGGTGGTGACCCTGAAGGCCATGGCACTTGCCAACTCTG ACGCCGACCCGGTGGACTGCCCGGACTCGGTGCAGAGGTTTCAGGACGGGCTCCACGAGGCGCTGCAGGACTACGAGTCGTCCCGCCGGGAGCAGCACCGAGCAGGACGGCTGCTCATGACCCTCCCCCTGCTACGACAGACCGCCGACCGAGCCGTGCAGGCTTTCCTGCGGCTGCACCGCCACCGCCACGTCCCCATCCACAAACTGCTGCTGGAGATGCTCGACGCCAAGGCCTGA
- the shkbp1 gene encoding SH3KBP1-binding protein 1 has product MSTTARSGDIIHLNVGGKRFSTSRQTLTWVPDSFFSSLLSGRISTLKDETGAIFIDRDPSLFATILNFLRTKELHPRSINVHMLMHEAEFYGITPLVRKLQLCDELDRSSCGNVLFNGYLPPAVHPAKRRNRHSVAGSQFMAGRVVPVERAPVRRSNTMPPNLGNSGILGRGMNEDRTSGGHSSDPGMVRIICGHHNWIAVAYAQFVVCYRVKESTGWQQVFTSPRLDWMIDRVALNAKVMGGSLGDNDKMVAVASVTEIILWSICPDGNGNEIGVFSLNVPAEALFFVGNQLIATSHTGKVGVWNAVTKHWQNQDVVPISSYDTAGSFLILGCNNGSIYYIDVQKFPLRMKDNDLLVTELYRDPTEDAITALSVYLTPKTSDSGNWIEIAYGTSSGTVRVIVQHPETVGSGPQLFQTFSVHRSPVTKIMLSEKHLISVCADNNHVRTWTVTRFRGMISTQPGSTPLTSFKILSLDDVDGHGGCSAGTEIGPYGERDDQQVFIQRVVPDTDKLYVRLSSNGKRVCEVRSVDGTSITAFMVHECEGSSRIGSRPRRYLFSGHSNGSIQMWDLTTAMEIAGKVDIRALGGPTEEELLELLDQCDLALTRTPDSTPRASTCSLHSQLSDAFRTEHLRSMGGGRGAAGGSGSSASLYGSLPRQAPPPVPFAKPAREAGLSPGLQQGPSYPTCSQTSSPRPLRHLDRDKECGSVRRGSFVERCQELAKGSEVAVSVGFPPGSEGIRRSLAVCSELEAKFGLRTPPTFTVPPAARHSPGPPSSLSSSPLSSSLHRRTSPASPPSPASAAVSPTRSQASVSPRHNTAASPVDSSGTPESPPGPDSPTPSGPPTSPKPHMNETSF; this is encoded by the exons ATGTCCACCACGGCGAGGAGCGGAGACATCATCCACCTGAACGTCGGAGGGAAGAG GTTCAGCACCTCCCGCCAGACGCTCACCTGGGTCCCTGACTCCTTTTTCTCCAG CCTTTTGAGCGGCCGGATCTCGACTCTGAAGGATGAAACTGGAGCT ATCTTCATCGACAGGGACCCCTCCCTGTTCGCGACCATCCTCAACTTCCTGCGGACCAAAGAGCTCCACCCGCGCTCCATCAACGTGCACATGCTCATGCACGAGGCCGAGTTCTACGGCATCACACCGCTCG TGCGTAAGCTGCAGCTGTGTGACGAGCTGGACCGGTCGTCCTGCGGAAACGTGCTTTTCAACGGTTACCTGCCGCCTGCAG TGCACCCGGCGAAGCGTCGGAACCGTCACAGCGTGGCCGGGTCGCAGTTCATGGCGGGCCGCGTTGTTCCTGTAGAGCGAGCGCCGGTCCGACGCAGCAACACGATGCCTCCGAACCTCGGGAATTCTGGGATACTGGGAAGAGGCATGAACGAGGATCGGACGTCAGGAG GGCACTCATCTGACCCCGGCATGGTTCGGATCATCTGCGGCCATCATAACTGGATCGCTGTGGCCTACGCGCAGTTCGTGGTCTGCTACAG GGTGAAGGAGTCGACCGGGTGGCAGCAGGTCTTCACCTCTCCCCGCCTCGACTGGATGATCGACAGAGTCGCGCTCAACGCCAAAGTGATGGGCGGGTCGCTGGGAGACAACGACAAGATGGTGGCTGTCGCCTCGGTGACGGAGATCATCCTCTGGTCCATTTGCCCTGATGGCAACGGCAATGAAATCG GCGTCTTCAGTCTCAATGTCCCCGCTGAGGCTCTCTTCTTTGTTGGTAACCAGCTCATCGCCACCAGCCACACGgggaaggtgggggtgtggaacgCAGTCACCAAACACTGGCAG AACCAGGATGTGGTTCCCATCAGCAGCTACGACACCGCCGGCTCCTTCCTTATCCTGGGCTGCAATAACGGCTCCATCTACTACATCG ATGTTCAGAAGTTTCCTCTGAGGATGAAGGATAACGACCTGCTGGTGACGGAGCTGTACAGAGACCCGACCGAAGACGCCATCACCGCTCTCAGCGTCTACCTCACACCCAAAACAA GTGACAGCGGGAACTGGATCGAGATTGCGTACGGGACCAGCTCGGGGACTGTTCGCGTCATCGTTCAGCATCCAGAGACCGTGGGCTCAGGGCCTCAGCTTTTTCAGACCTTCTCTGTCCACCGCAGCCCCGTCACCAAGATCATGCTGTCGGAAAAGCACCTCATCTCAG TTTGTGCAGATAACAACCACGTGCGGACGTGGACGGTGACTCGCTTCAGAGGAATGATCTCCACCCAGCCGGGGTCCACGCCGCTCACCTCCTTCAAGATCCTCAGCCTGGACGACGTGGACGGGCACGGAGGCTGCAGCGCCGGCACCGAGATCG GGCCGTATGGAGAGAGAGACGATCAGCAGGTGTTTATCCAGAGAGTCGTTCCCGACACGGATAAACTCTACGTCCGGTTGTCCTCCAACGGGAAGAG ggtaTGTGAGGTGCGTTCGGTGGATGGGACCTCCATCACGGCCTTCATGGTCCACGAGTGCGAGGGCTCGAGCCGCATCGGCTCTCGGCCGCGTCGCTACCTGTTCAGCGGCCACAGCAACGGCAGCATCCAGATGTGGGACCTGACCACCGCCATGGAGATCGCCGGCAAGGTCGACATCAGAG CACTGGGCGGAcccacagaggaggagctgctggagctgctgGACCAGTGCGACCTGGCTCTGACCAGAACACCTGACAGCACGCCCCGAGCTTCCACCTGCAG cCTTCACTCTCAGCTCAGCGATGCCTTCAGGACAGAGCACCTTCGCTCTATGGGAGGAGGACGAGGTGCAGCCGGAGGTTCGGGTTCGTCTGCGTCGCTGTACGGCAGCCTCCCCCGCCAGGCTCCGCCCCCCGTTCCCTTCGCTAAACCTGCCCGAGAAGCTGGCCTTTCACCTGGACTGCAACAAGGCCCCTCCTACCCCACCTGCAGCCAGACCAGCAGCCCCCGTCCCCTCAGGCATCTGGACCGGGACAAAGAATGTGGGTCTGTGCGCAGGGGGAGCTTTGTTGAGCGCTGCCAGGAGCTCGCCAAGGGTTCAGAGGTGGCTGTGAGCGTAGGGTTCCCGCCGGGGTCAGAGGGCATCAGGCGGAGCCTGGCGGTGTGCAGTGAGTTGGAGGCCAAATTCGGCCTTAGGACCCCTCCCACCTTCACTGTACCCCCTGCTGCTCGACATTCACCTGGACCGCCATCATCGCTGTCCTCGTCACCGCTCTCCTCGTCATTACACCGCAGGACCTCACCCGCTTCCCCGCCGAGCCCTGCCTCCGCAGCGGTGAGCCCGACCCGTTCTCAGGCATCTGTCTCCCCTCGCCACAACACTGCGGCGTCACCCGTTGATTCCTCGGGGACCCCCGAGAGTCCCCCAGGTCCCGACAGCCCCACCCCTTCTGGCCCGCCCACCAGCCCCAAACCACATATGAATGAGACcagcttctga